The following coding sequences lie in one Arachis stenosperma cultivar V10309 chromosome 5, arast.V10309.gnm1.PFL2, whole genome shotgun sequence genomic window:
- the LOC130980915 gene encoding uncharacterized protein LOC130980915, with protein sequence MKSCDDLMAQSKHIDKVLERHSDETIANNRLRMKTSIDGIRWLAFQACAFRGNDESPGSLNKGNFIELIKLLASCNQNVNNVVLENSLGNAQYISPGVQKDILHIFARKVRATIREEIGDFKFCIIIDEARDESKREQMSVILRFVDKHGCGQERFFDLIHVSDTYSLTLKTEISSVLSRHNLDVQNLRGQGYDGASNMRGEWNGLQALFLKDCPFAYYIHCLAH encoded by the coding sequence ATGAAATCTTGTGATGATTTAATGGCTCAATCTAAGCATATAGACAAAGTTCTTGAAAGGCATAGTGATGAAACTATTGCAAATAACCGCTTAAGGATGAAGACATCTATTGATGGTATTCGATGGCTTGCATTTCAAGCATGTGCATTTAGAGGCAATGATGAAAGTCCTGGATCTTTGAATAAGGGAAATTTTATTGAGTTAATTAAGCTTTTGGCTTCCTGTAATCAGAATGTTAATAATGTTGTTCTTGAAAATTCTCTTGGAAATGCTCAATATATATCTCCCGGTGTTCAAAAAGATATATTACATATCTTTGCTAGAAAAGTGCGTGCAACAATTCGAGAAGAAATTGgtgattttaaattttgtataattattgATGAAGCAAGAGATGAGTCAAAGCGAGAACAAATGTCGGTGATTTTGAGATTTGTAGACAAGCACGGTTGTGGTCAAGAAAGATTTTTTGATCTTATACATGTTTCTGATACGTATTCTTTGACATTGAAAACAGAAATTTCATCAGTTCTTTCTCGTCATAATCTTGATGTTCAAAATCTTAGGGGACAAGGGTATGATGGAGCTAGTAATATGCGTGGTGAATGGAATGGATTGCAAGCTCTATTTTTGAAAGATTGCCCTTTTGCTTATTACATTCACTGTCTTGCTCATTGA